A single genomic interval of Daucus carota subsp. sativus chromosome 1, DH1 v3.0, whole genome shotgun sequence harbors:
- the LOC108213197 gene encoding probable inactive dual specificity protein phosphatase-like At4g18593, translating to MSSHPIPNRIINFIKLFRRLLNTTTDSTPIPHAYYKESSSLDCRSEPIPQIIYRCKKCRRIVASQEQIVSHEPGAKKGFRWTGKKGGPVHMNEEPAECSSIYVEPMKWMEAVQEGFVGQKLQCIGCKGRLGSFNWAGMRCNCGAWVIPAFQLHKNRMDECSL from the exons ATGTCTTCCCATCCCATCCCCAACAGAATCataaactttattaaactctTTAGGAGATTGCTTAATACTACTACAGACTCGACGCCAATTCCTCATGCTTATTACAAG GAATCAAGTAGTTTAGATTGTAGATCCGAGCCAATACCTCAAATCATCTATCGCTGCAAGAAGTGCCGAAGGATTGTTGCTTCACAGGAGCAGATAGTTTCTCATGAACCTGGAGCTAAAAAAGGTTTCAGGTGGACAGGGAAAAAGGGAGGACCAGTGCACATGAATGAAGAGCCTGCAGAATGTTCCTCCATTTATGTAGAACCTATGAAGTGGATGGAAGCAg TTCAAGAAGGTTTTGTGGGACAAAAGCTGCAGTGCATTGGCTGTAAAGGTCGCCTGGGTTCTTTCAATTGGGCAGGAATGCGGTGCAACTGTGGAGCATGGGTTATTCCTGCATTTCAGCTGCACAAAAATCGGATGGATGAATGCAGTCTGTGA
- the LOC108197257 gene encoding ervatamin-B-like, giving the protein MASQYALCMALFLLIMGILLPSEVSSSRSGPHLGKTMFERHQEWMLQHARVYKDAMEKEARFKIFKENVERIKAFNSDPNRGFKLAVNHFADLTDEEFRVIHASGYNRSMIRTAPFSGSSVRPEFNYGRRNNFKYANVQGVPPSVDWRDKGAVTPVKNQGSCGDCYAFASIAAVEGLNAIATGQLVSLSEQEILDCDQSNNHCNGGAMENTYDFIGENGVTTESEYPYREQQGYCKNAASNPAVQIGGYEDVPRNSETQMLLAVANQPISVAVAGGDYYFRYYNSGIMDMECSTGTDHAVAVVGYGATDDGRKYWIAKNSWGTNWGENGYIYLARDVGDPQGLCGIATNPAYPTM; this is encoded by the exons ATGGCTTCTCAATATGCCTTGTGCATGGCTCTTTTCTTGTTGATCATGGGAATTCTGCTGCCCTCCGAGGTTTCCTCGTCTCGGTCCGGACCGCACCTCGGAAAAACCATGTTCGAAAGGCATCAAGAATGGATGCTTCAGCACGCTCGGGTGTACAAAGATGCCATGGAGAAAGAGGCGAGGTTCAAGATTTTTAAGGAAAATGTGGAGCGTATCAAAGCTTTTAATAGCGATCCAAATAGAGGATTTAAACTAGCTGTTAATCACTTTGCCGATTTAACCGATGAGGAGTTTCGAGTTATTCATGCCAGTGGTTACAACAGAAGCATGATAAGGACAGCGCCGTTCTCGGGTTCCTCAGTAAGGCCGGAATTTAACTATGGACGCcgtaataattttaagtatgcaAATGTACAGGGGGTTCCGCCTAGTGTGGACTGGCGAGACAAAGGGGCAGTCACGCCTGTCAAGAATCAAGGATCATGTG GTGACTGCTATGCATTTGCATCTATTGCTGCTGTAGAAGGTCTTAATGCAATTGCAACTGGACAACTAGTCTCATTATCTGAACAAGAGATACTGGACTGTGACCAATCAAACAACCACTGCAATGGTGGTGCCATGGAGAACACTTACGACTTCATTGGGGAAAATGGTGTCACCACCGAATCAGAGTATCCGTACAGAGAACAACAAGGCTACTGCAAAAATGCTGCGTCAAATCCAGCTGTTCAGATCGGTGGATACGAAGATGTTCCTAGAAACAGCGAAACTCAAATGCTTTTAGCTGTGGCGAATCAGCCCATTTCAGTTGCTGTCGCTGGTGGTGATTATTACTTCAGATATTACAACAGTGGTATTATGGATATGGAATGCAGCACGGGCACTGATCACGCGGTTGCAGTTGTGGGCTATGGTGCGACAGATGACGGACGTAAGTATTGGATTGCCAAGAACTCCTGGGGCACAAACTGGGGAGAAAATGGATATATCTACCTAGCCAGAGATGTTGGAGATCCTCAAGGCCTCTGTGGCATTGCCACTAATCCGGCGTACCCTACTATGTGA